The proteins below come from a single Parageobacillus thermoglucosidasius genomic window:
- a CDS encoding DUF1641 domain-containing protein, protein MGEARKGAVMEAALDHLLVEKLSDPRTMEQLIRLLDRLENVTFLLDMLENFLRRGPEFADSINELIILLRQSLSRPEYVTRFEHALTALQRMQEFLDSPQVQELFKSDVLDVRSAQIIGKMLRSLHEASKETAETETKRVGIIGLMRALSDPEMQPTLNFFLHFVRHLSKELNDA, encoded by the coding sequence ATGGGGGAGGCTAGGAAAGGAGCAGTTATGGAGGCGGCGCTGGATCATTTGTTGGTGGAAAAGCTTTCAGATCCGCGAACGATGGAACAACTAATCCGCCTGCTCGATAGGCTGGAGAATGTAACCTTTCTGCTAGATATGCTGGAAAATTTCCTTCGGCGCGGACCAGAATTTGCTGATTCGATTAATGAACTTATTATTCTTTTGCGGCAAAGCTTATCTAGGCCAGAATATGTTACACGTTTTGAGCATGCTTTAACCGCGCTGCAGCGAATGCAAGAATTCCTCGATTCTCCGCAAGTCCAAGAGCTGTTCAAATCGGATGTTTTGGATGTGCGTTCGGCGCAAATCATTGGAAAAATGCTTCGTTCATTGCATGAGGCTTCTAAAGAGACGGCGGAGACAGAAACAAAACGCGTGGGAATCATTGGTCTGATGCGGGCGTTAAGTGATCCTGAAATGCAGCCGACGCTTA
- a CDS encoding OsmC family protein, which produces MKNEMTFHVTGSAKGMQTVVHSKQHTITIDEPPVMGGQDTGPDPLTTLLSALAGCENVVANLVAKELNFDLQGIEFDIQGTIDTRGLMGDPNVKPYFQQVTIHAKVKTSESQERIEELQRITDSRCPVYTTLKAAGIPLQSKWTKA; this is translated from the coding sequence ATGAAAAACGAAATGACATTTCATGTGACAGGAAGCGCAAAAGGAATGCAGACGGTAGTCCACTCTAAACAACATACGATAACGATCGATGAACCGCCGGTAATGGGCGGCCAAGATACAGGCCCTGATCCGTTGACAACATTGCTAAGTGCGCTTGCTGGCTGCGAAAATGTCGTGGCCAATTTGGTGGCGAAAGAATTAAATTTCGATTTGCAGGGAATCGAATTTGACATTCAAGGGACGATAGACACACGGGGGTTGATGGGCGATCCGAACGTGAAACCGTATTTCCAACAAGTCACGATTCACGCTAAAGTAAAAACGAGTGAATCGCAGGAACGGATCGAAGAATTACAGCGCATCACCGATTCGCGCTGCCCGGTGTATACGACATTGAAAGCCGCCGGCATTCCGCTGCAATCGAAGTGGACAAAAGCATAA
- a CDS encoding bifunctional metallophosphatase/5'-nucleotidase produces the protein MRFSSKWRKAAFPALMLSAMIASGNVLADGKAGGVKTDAHPYRYIDVQLLGVNDFHGQLDVTRKVGGKAAGRADYLAAYLKQREAENKNTLLVHAGDAVGASSLVSALLQDEPTIEFLNKLGFDVGTPGNHEFDEGVDEMLRLIYGGIHPKTGFFRGADFPYVSANVIDKKTGKPILPPYVIKKVKGVPIGFIGVTLSDAPNIVAPSGVAGVSFTDEAQAINKAVKQLKRQGVRAIVVLAHNPGISNTDGSNASGEVTEIAKKVDDEVDVIFAGHNHAYLNAEVDGKLLVQSYSYGTAFSDVDIKIDTKTKDIVAKKAEIVTTYQDGIKPDAEITKLINKYGEKIAPMINRVVGTAKITITDKQNASGESALGNLIADAQRSVMKTDFAFMNPGGIRADIEQGDVTWGELYNVQPFGNPLVKMTLTGEQIRKLLNQQWQPEQTRMLQISGLTYTWDASRPIGDKVVDIYLPHGAKLYPNAEYTVTANRFLADGGDHFTVFTEGKNREEGPGDLNALITYIQQLPQPFAASIEGRIQKLR, from the coding sequence ATGAGATTTTCCTCAAAATGGCGAAAAGCGGCTTTCCCTGCATTAATGTTATCGGCTATGATTGCTTCCGGAAATGTGTTGGCGGATGGAAAAGCCGGAGGAGTAAAAACGGATGCGCATCCATATCGTTATATTGATGTGCAGCTGTTAGGCGTTAACGATTTTCACGGGCAGCTTGATGTGACAAGAAAGGTCGGAGGAAAAGCGGCCGGAAGAGCGGATTATTTAGCTGCGTATTTGAAACAGCGGGAGGCGGAAAACAAAAATACGCTTCTTGTGCACGCAGGGGATGCGGTCGGAGCTAGCTCGCTTGTATCGGCGCTGCTGCAAGATGAGCCAACGATCGAATTTTTAAATAAACTGGGCTTTGATGTCGGAACGCCCGGAAACCACGAGTTTGATGAAGGGGTTGACGAAATGCTTCGTCTGATTTATGGCGGAATCCATCCCAAAACCGGCTTTTTTCGTGGTGCGGACTTTCCATACGTAAGCGCGAATGTCATCGATAAAAAGACAGGCAAACCGATTCTTCCGCCTTATGTTATTAAAAAAGTGAAAGGGGTGCCAATTGGCTTTATCGGAGTGACGCTGTCCGACGCGCCAAATATCGTTGCTCCAAGCGGTGTGGCAGGGGTTTCGTTTACGGATGAAGCACAAGCGATTAACAAAGCGGTGAAACAGTTAAAACGGCAAGGGGTGCGCGCCATCGTCGTCCTTGCCCATAATCCAGGTATTTCTAATACAGATGGTTCCAATGCGAGTGGCGAAGTTACAGAAATTGCGAAAAAAGTAGATGATGAAGTAGATGTCATCTTTGCCGGCCATAACCACGCGTATTTAAATGCGGAAGTGGACGGCAAACTGCTGGTGCAGTCATATTCTTACGGAACCGCTTTTTCCGATGTCGATATAAAAATTGACACGAAAACAAAAGACATCGTTGCGAAAAAAGCGGAAATCGTCACTACTTATCAAGACGGCATCAAGCCGGATGCGGAGATTACGAAGCTCATCAACAAGTATGGAGAAAAGATCGCGCCGATGATTAACCGGGTAGTCGGCACGGCGAAAATAACGATTACCGATAAGCAAAATGCAAGCGGTGAATCGGCATTAGGAAATTTGATTGCGGACGCGCAGCGGTCGGTGATGAAAACCGACTTCGCCTTTATGAATCCTGGTGGCATTCGCGCCGATATTGAGCAAGGGGATGTGACGTGGGGAGAACTGTATAATGTGCAGCCGTTTGGCAATCCGTTAGTTAAAATGACGCTCACGGGAGAACAAATCCGCAAACTGTTAAATCAACAATGGCAGCCGGAGCAAACGCGCATGCTGCAAATTTCCGGCCTCACGTATACTTGGGATGCAAGCAGGCCGATAGGGGACAAAGTCGTTGATATTTATTTGCCACACGGTGCAAAACTCTATCCAAATGCGGAATATACTGTTACGGCAAACCGTTTTCTCGCTGATGGAGGGGATCATTTTACAGTATTTACAGAAGGAAAAAACCGCGAGGAAGGACCGGGCGATTTGAATGCGCTCATCACTTATATTCAACAGCTGCCGCAGCCGTTTGCTGCCAGCATCGAAGGGCGCATACAAAAGCTGCGGTAA
- a CDS encoding MATE family efflux transporter: MERQYDFTEGNIAKQLVVFSFPIIFANLLQVSYQFIDSFWVGNLLGADSLAAVAVAGTVIYTILSFIIGMNNAALTILSQQKGKNDNEGLKRYVNAFIVLLTGLSVIMGIFGFFASAPILRWIGTPKEIMEEASEYLQINCLGIVFLFGYNFIGTVLRALGDSKTPLVFVIMAVLLNAVLDPLFISWLDLGVSGAAYATILSQGLSFVCGMYAILRRGLVPFSLPKLPTKKETGLILKLGIPSGLQMSVISAGIAAIMSVVNSFGESVVAGFSAAQRLDSIIMLPAHALGTAVNSMAGQNIGKGNWKRVSSIAAYGVLYNMAVTGFIIILIYAFAAPAVRLFIEESDAVRFGTEYLRLIGWFYPFLGINFVLNGIVRASGAMYQVLVLNIISFWVLRYPLTFLCSKFAGENGIALGMGISFVVSSVIAFSYYRFGSWKNKKLFAH, translated from the coding sequence ATGGAGCGACAGTACGATTTTACTGAAGGCAACATTGCCAAACAGCTGGTCGTGTTTTCATTTCCGATCATATTTGCGAATTTATTGCAAGTTTCTTATCAATTTATTGACAGCTTTTGGGTCGGCAATTTGCTTGGAGCGGATTCCCTTGCAGCGGTCGCGGTGGCGGGCACGGTCATTTATACGATTTTATCATTTATTATCGGCATGAATAACGCCGCTTTGACCATTTTATCACAACAAAAAGGAAAAAATGACAATGAAGGATTAAAGAGGTATGTCAACGCGTTTATCGTGTTGTTGACAGGATTGTCGGTTATCATGGGGATTTTCGGTTTTTTTGCTTCCGCGCCGATTTTGCGCTGGATCGGGACGCCGAAAGAAATAATGGAAGAGGCAAGCGAATATTTGCAGATCAATTGCCTTGGCATCGTATTTTTGTTTGGCTATAACTTTATCGGAACGGTATTGCGGGCGCTTGGAGACAGCAAAACGCCGCTTGTATTTGTCATCATGGCGGTTTTGTTAAACGCGGTGCTAGATCCGCTCTTTATTTCATGGCTGGATTTAGGGGTAAGCGGGGCCGCGTATGCGACGATTTTGTCGCAAGGATTGTCATTTGTATGCGGGATGTATGCCATTTTGCGCCGCGGTCTTGTTCCGTTTTCGCTGCCAAAGCTGCCGACAAAAAAAGAAACAGGCCTGATTTTGAAGCTAGGCATTCCGTCAGGATTGCAAATGTCTGTCATTTCGGCGGGAATCGCTGCGATTATGAGCGTTGTCAATTCTTTTGGCGAAAGCGTCGTTGCCGGGTTCAGCGCGGCTCAGCGCCTTGACAGCATAATTATGCTGCCGGCGCATGCGCTTGGAACGGCTGTCAACAGCATGGCCGGACAAAACATTGGCAAAGGAAATTGGAAGCGGGTTTCTTCCATTGCGGCGTACGGAGTATTGTATAATATGGCAGTCACGGGTTTCATTATTATTTTGATTTACGCGTTCGCCGCGCCGGCTGTTCGCCTTTTCATTGAAGAGTCGGATGCGGTCCGTTTCGGCACGGAATATTTGCGGCTGATCGGCTGGTTTTATCCGTTTTTAGGCATTAATTTTGTGTTAAACGGCATTGTGCGGGCATCCGGAGCGATGTACCAAGTGCTTGTGTTGAACATTATTTCGTTTTGGGTGCTGCGTTATCCGCTTACGTTTCTTTGCTCTAAGTTTGCCGGAGAAAACGGCATTGCGCTTGGAATGGGGATTAGCTTTGTGGTCAGCAGCGTCATTGCGTTTTCGTATTACCGGTTTGGCAGCTGGAAAAATAAGAAGCTGTTTGCGCATTGA
- a CDS encoding GNAT family N-acetyltransferase gives MNIRHVTVDDAEALAHLILQVEKESEFMLFEAGERTLDAEQQRGQIEAMQNVENSTILVAEAEGKLVGYLAARGGRARRNKHTVYIVIGVLASHRGKGVGTLLFTELERWARTKGIHRLELTVVADNQRAISLYRKMGFEQEGIKRHSLLINGKYVDEYYMAKLL, from the coding sequence ATGAACATAAGGCATGTCACAGTAGACGATGCGGAAGCATTGGCGCATCTTATCTTGCAAGTAGAGAAAGAATCGGAGTTTATGTTGTTTGAGGCAGGGGAACGAACGCTTGATGCCGAGCAGCAGCGAGGCCAAATCGAAGCAATGCAGAATGTGGAAAACTCAACGATATTGGTGGCAGAGGCGGAAGGAAAGCTAGTCGGATATTTAGCTGCAAGGGGCGGGCGCGCCAGAAGAAATAAACATACGGTATATATTGTCATTGGCGTACTGGCTTCGCATAGAGGAAAAGGCGTCGGTACGCTACTATTTACCGAATTGGAACGATGGGCGAGGACAAAAGGCATCCATCGCTTGGAACTAACGGTAGTCGCTGACAATCAACGGGCGATATCGTTGTATCGTAAAATGGGATTTGAACAGGAAGGAATCAAACGGCATTCTCTGCTGATAAACGGCAAATATGTGGATGAATATTACATGGCAAAATTATTGTAA
- a CDS encoding sulfite oxidase-like oxidoreductase, with product MAKQLPPGQFETEKWPILHEGDVYQFDEQTWEFRLFGDVKKEISLSYSQVMELPKTVSTIDMHCVTTWSKFDTTFEGIAFREFLRFVELDPDVKYVKIYGYLNGDRFGYSANLPLEALMGDDALFVYRWKDKHHDWQDISPKHGYPLRFIPPASFYLWKGAKWASGIRFMKKDEPGYWEQRGYSMTANPFKEERFADPADAFKLW from the coding sequence ATGGCAAAACAGCTGCCACCGGGGCAATTTGAAACAGAAAAATGGCCGATTCTTCATGAGGGAGATGTATACCAATTCGACGAACAGACATGGGAGTTTCGGCTGTTTGGGGATGTAAAAAAAGAAATCTCCCTCTCCTATTCACAAGTAATGGAGCTGCCCAAAACGGTATCGACGATCGATATGCATTGCGTAACGACATGGTCGAAGTTTGATACAACTTTTGAAGGGATCGCTTTTCGCGAATTTTTGCGCTTTGTCGAGCTGGATCCGGATGTGAAATACGTGAAAATTTACGGCTATTTAAACGGGGACCGTTTCGGCTATTCGGCAAACTTGCCGCTTGAAGCGCTTATGGGTGATGACGCATTGTTTGTGTACCGCTGGAAAGACAAGCATCATGACTGGCAGGATATCTCTCCAAAGCATGGCTACCCGCTTCGCTTTATTCCGCCTGCATCGTTTTACTTATGGAAAGGGGCGAAATGGGCGTCAGGCATCCGGTTTATGAAAAAAGATGAGCCGGGATATTGGGAACAGCGCGGCTATTCGATGACCGCCAATCCGTTTAAAGAAGAACGTTTTGCTGATCCAGCTGACGCATTCAAGTTATGGTGA
- the pepT gene encoding peptidase T, with amino-acid sequence MKQEIIERFTKYVKVNTQSDPNSDTCPSTPGQLELGNMLVEELKAIGMEEVTMDENGYVMATLPANTEKEVPTIGFLAHMDTATEFTGANVKPQIVENYDGGDIVLNKSLNIVLSPKDFPELANYKGHTLITTDGTTLLGADNKAGIAEIMTAMAYLIQHPEIKHGKVRVAFTPDEEIGRGPHKFDVAKFGAKFAYTVDGGPLGELEYESFNAAEAKITIKGKNVHPGTAKGKMINSMKMAMEFHGQLPANEAPEHTEGYEGFYHLLSFQGNVEETTLHYIIRDFDRQQFEARKAKMQEIAANLQKTYGKERIVIEIKDQYYNMREKIEPVREIVDIAYEAMKNLNIEPKISPIRGGTDGSQLSYMGLPTPNIFTGGENFHGRYEYISVDNMIKATNVIIEIIKLFEQKA; translated from the coding sequence ATGAAACAGGAAATCATCGAACGCTTTACGAAATACGTTAAAGTCAACACGCAATCTGACCCGAACAGCGACACTTGCCCTTCCACTCCCGGGCAGCTTGAGCTTGGAAACATGTTGGTGGAAGAACTAAAGGCCATCGGCATGGAAGAAGTGACAATGGATGAAAACGGATATGTGATGGCAACGCTGCCGGCAAATACCGAGAAAGAGGTACCGACGATCGGCTTTTTAGCACATATGGACACAGCGACTGAATTTACCGGCGCCAACGTTAAACCGCAAATCGTCGAAAACTATGACGGCGGCGATATCGTCTTAAACAAATCGTTAAACATTGTCCTGTCGCCGAAAGATTTTCCGGAATTGGCCAATTATAAAGGCCACACGCTTATCACCACCGACGGCACAACGCTGCTTGGCGCGGATAATAAAGCGGGAATCGCGGAAATTATGACGGCGATGGCCTACTTAATCCAGCACCCGGAAATTAAACACGGCAAAGTGCGCGTCGCCTTTACACCAGATGAAGAAATCGGCAGAGGCCCGCATAAGTTTGATGTCGCTAAATTTGGCGCCAAATTTGCCTACACGGTCGACGGCGGGCCGCTCGGCGAATTGGAATATGAAAGCTTCAACGCCGCAGAAGCGAAAATCACAATCAAAGGAAAAAACGTTCATCCAGGCACAGCCAAAGGCAAAATGATTAACTCGATGAAAATGGCAATGGAATTCCACGGGCAGCTTCCTGCCAACGAGGCGCCGGAACATACGGAAGGATACGAGGGATTTTATCATTTGCTTTCCTTCCAAGGAAATGTCGAAGAAACAACGCTTCACTACATTATCCGCGACTTTGACCGCCAGCAATTTGAAGCGCGCAAAGCGAAAATGCAGGAAATCGCGGCAAACTTGCAAAAAACATACGGAAAAGAGCGGATTGTGATCGAGATCAAAGACCAATATTATAACATGCGCGAAAAAATTGAGCCGGTCCGCGAAATCGTCGATATCGCCTATGAGGCGATGAAAAACTTAAATATTGAGCCGAAAATTTCACCGATCCGCGGAGGAACGGACGGTTCGCAGCTATCTTACATGGGGCTGCCGACGCCAAACATTTTCACCGGCGGCGAAAACTTTCACGGCCGCTATGAATATATCTCCGTTGATAACATGATCAAAGCGACGAATGTGATTATTGAAATTATCAAACTGTTCGAGCAAAAAGCGTAA
- a CDS encoding GrpB family protein, with protein sequence MERVHFLAQSCFHEQAEKTFLEQKEKILRLLPEADVQHVGSTAVPNSLTKGDLDIQVRVPAEMFTAAVEKLSTLYGINEGSVQTDYFRAFQDDATDPPLGVQLTVVDSELDVFWKFREVLLAYDAYRAEYDELKKAYEGKSMEAYRKAKQRFFARLMETPEFKNL encoded by the coding sequence ATGGAACGCGTTCATTTTTTGGCACAAAGCTGCTTTCATGAACAAGCAGAAAAAACGTTTTTGGAACAGAAAGAAAAAATTTTGCGCCTGCTGCCGGAAGCGGATGTGCAGCATGTCGGCAGCACGGCGGTTCCCAACAGCCTCACCAAAGGAGATCTTGACATTCAAGTGCGGGTTCCTGCGGAAATGTTTACCGCTGCTGTGGAGAAACTATCCACTTTATATGGAATCAACGAAGGAAGCGTGCAAACGGACTATTTCCGCGCGTTTCAAGATGATGCGACCGATCCGCCATTAGGTGTCCAGCTAACTGTCGTTGATTCCGAGCTCGACGTTTTTTGGAAATTTCGCGAGGTGCTGCTGGCTTATGATGCGTATAGGGCGGAATACGACGAATTGAAAAAGGCGTATGAAGGCAAAAGCATGGAAGCGTACCGGAAAGCGAAACAACGATTTTTCGCACGCCTGATGGAAACACCGGAATTTAAGAACTTGTGA
- a CDS encoding OsmC family protein, with protein MKATVTWNGQMSFTGMSASGVQIPIDASKEAGGQDSGARPMELLLHGLAGCTGIDVIAILTKMRLEVRSFYMEVEGTRASDHPKRFTDIHLHYVFEGDLPEDKVVRAIRLSKEKYCSVSHSLNAAITASYSINGVKGKEIL; from the coding sequence ATGAAAGCAACAGTAACATGGAACGGGCAAATGTCGTTTACAGGGATGAGCGCGTCAGGCGTGCAAATTCCGATTGACGCTTCCAAAGAAGCAGGCGGGCAAGATTCCGGAGCAAGGCCGATGGAATTGCTTTTGCACGGGCTTGCCGGATGTACGGGGATTGACGTTATAGCGATTTTGACAAAAATGCGGCTTGAAGTTCGTTCATTTTATATGGAAGTCGAAGGGACGCGCGCGAGCGACCATCCGAAGCGGTTTACCGATATCCATCTTCATTACGTGTTCGAAGGGGATTTGCCGGAAGATAAAGTGGTTCGCGCTATTCGGTTGTCTAAAGAAAAATACTGCTCTGTATCCCATTCGTTAAATGCTGCGATTACAGCAAGCTATTCGATTAACGGGGTGAAAGGAAAAGAAATTTTATAA
- a CDS encoding ECF transporter S component translates to MKKLNIRSFVLIGVFSAVSYLLMLLNFPLPPFPNFLLVDFSDIPALLAAILYGPLAGVFVELLKNVLNYFITGSPTGIPVGHIANFMAGVTFILPTYYVYRKTKSKKGMLFGLAAGTAVMALVMSVLNYYVFLPAYTLFLGAPAMSAPETKALVVSAILPFNAVKGAMIAAVFMLLFARLSQWLQKQTAVNRV, encoded by the coding sequence ATGAAAAAACTGAATATCCGCTCGTTTGTCTTAATAGGTGTATTTAGCGCCGTCTCGTATTTGCTGATGCTGTTAAACTTTCCGCTTCCGCCGTTTCCAAACTTTTTATTGGTCGATTTCAGCGATATTCCGGCATTGCTTGCTGCGATTTTATACGGCCCACTGGCAGGAGTGTTCGTTGAATTGCTGAAAAACGTGCTGAATTATTTCATCACCGGCAGCCCTACCGGTATCCCAGTCGGGCATATCGCTAATTTCATGGCTGGGGTTACGTTTATTTTGCCGACGTATTATGTGTACCGCAAAACAAAATCAAAAAAAGGCATGCTGTTTGGATTGGCCGCTGGCACCGCTGTCATGGCACTGGTGATGAGCGTATTGAATTATTACGTATTTTTGCCGGCATATACGCTCTTTCTGGGCGCTCCGGCAATGAGCGCGCCGGAAACAAAAGCGCTCGTCGTTTCTGCCATCTTGCCGTTTAATGCGGTAAAAGGCGCCATGATTGCCGCCGTCTTTATGCTTCTGTTTGCACGGCTCAGCCAGTGGCTACAAAAGCAAACAGCAGTCAACCGCGTTTAG
- a CDS encoding GNAT family N-acetyltransferase, with the protein MDFYIDRDLSKANWREMKDVYESVGWTKHTEEVIQRVFQASNVIALAFYDGRIVGFGRALSDGVFNAAVYDVVVHRDFQKRGIGKAIVEDLLAQLSHVSCVHLIATTGNEPFYQQTGFKKMKTAMGRYRSCDLAREYLEEEEKR; encoded by the coding sequence GTGGACTTTTACATCGATAGAGATTTATCCAAAGCGAATTGGCGGGAAATGAAAGATGTGTACGAATCCGTTGGCTGGACAAAACATACAGAAGAAGTCATCCAGCGGGTATTTCAAGCAAGCAATGTCATTGCACTTGCCTTTTATGACGGCCGCATCGTTGGATTTGGCCGCGCGCTTTCCGATGGCGTGTTTAATGCCGCGGTTTATGATGTTGTTGTTCATCGCGATTTTCAAAAGCGTGGCATCGGGAAAGCAATCGTCGAAGATTTGCTTGCCCAACTTAGCCATGTTTCTTGTGTTCATTTAATTGCGACAACCGGAAACGAGCCGTTTTACCAGCAAACAGGGTTTAAAAAAATGAAAACGGCGATGGGGCGGTATCGGAGCTGTGATTTAGCAAGGGAATATTTGGAGGAAGAGGAGAAAAGATGA